A genomic region of Plectropomus leopardus isolate mb unplaced genomic scaffold, YSFRI_Pleo_2.0 unplaced_scaffold29414, whole genome shotgun sequence contains the following coding sequences:
- the LOC121938420 gene encoding Holliday junction resolvase MOC1, chloroplastic-like produces MIAAMKAARIATFVSTGEAQPALAAEAATEAVEAAKAAATAAVEEAKTAPVSVVEAVARLANASSIAAKAAEEAATAATNAAAGKPTAITEAAAAADTVAKKSVEVAEILKTELPSFSGPAAISISAAQAVAEIARATALTASTATGTTTSEEVAALMAEAAKATARSSLGAALAAKAALPNGGTSQVPATTPSSETTPPVTQSPKTTAAVSTSSAAAAAATALAASTAAAAGAPPSKEVQTAVQAAKAAARDATMAAAGEIPATVAALSARKAADAAEAAAEAAAKEANSPQSSAIAEAANKAAVAARKAADAATMAAKTLTPEAVTATAEAADSLSAAANGALEALSAVTEEEAAKLTEATRSAIDVAETVADMAAATGITAKTVAEAAAANNTEIMTATAQASARAATAAANAAARVVPESSQGTDTMPTPTTIKVTVTGTPNGNPSALVTPVTMVTTTALGTAEARQAVVVGLTSGAAAAAAAASTAALAAGPEAREAAEKAFNAAKVAALAATELAAGKITEEEAADAARKASKAADAASLAAIQAASVASPGTSATNAAKVAASAVKSAEAAKKAANAATAAAAAPSNSVLEILSEAAAAAKILEEDLGNVAGELEELLNTADLTDDERASVAEAQAVAEIAHATAMATEAAVDAASAAGAENAADLAGLIASTAEAAAAGGTAAAAAAGAAVAKVPSGNTSTGTATTAAAGTTSSGGGSGSATTAAAVNNHISLLSVTVAIIAAVLL; encoded by the exons ATGATCGCTGCAATGAAGGCAGCCAGAATTGCCACATTTGTGTCAACAGGAGAAGCACAACCGGCACTGGCAGCAGAGGCAGCAACGGAAGCTGTCGAAGCTGCCAAAGCAGCAGCGACAGCAGCAGTAGAAGAAGCAAAAACAGCACCAGTATCAGTAGTAGAGGCAGTTGCACGATTAGCAAATGCATCATCAATAGCAGCAAAGGCTGCTGAAgaagcagcaacagcagcaacaaatgCAGCAGCAGGTAAACCAACAGCAATCAcagaagctgcagcagctgcagacacagtggCTAAAAAATCAGTTGAAGTggcagaaatattaaaaacagaattaccATCCTTCAGTGGGCCAGCAGCTATATCAATATCAGCAGCACAAGCAGTGGCAGAAATAGCTAGAGCAACAGCACTGACAGCATCAACAGCAACTGGAACAACAACATCAGAGGAAGTCGCAGCATTAATGGCAGAGGCAGCAAAGGCAACAGCAAGATCTTCATTGGGAGCAGCACTCGCTGCAAAAGCTGCGCTCCCAAATGGAGGTACCAGTCAAG TGCCAGCAACAACACCATCAAGTGAAACAACACCACCAGTCACACAGAGTcctaaaacaacagcagcagtgtcaacatcctcagcagcagcagcagcagcaacagcattAGCAGCCTCAACAGCAGCAGCCGCTGGAGCGCCGCCATCCAAGGAAGTACAAACTGCAGTACAAGCTGCTAAAGCAGCAGCTAGAGATGCCACAATGGCAGCGGCAGGAGAAATACCAGCAACAGTTGCAGCACTATCAGCTAGAaaagcagcagatgcagcagaAGCTGCAGCAGAAGCAGCGGCAAAAGAAGCAAATTCCCCACAGTCCTCAGCAATAGCAGAGGCAGCAAATAAAGCTGCAGTagcagcaagaaaagcagcagatgcagcaACAATGgcagcaaaaacactgacaccagAGGCAGTAACGGCAACTGCAGAAGCTGCAGACAGTTTGTCAGCCGCGGCAAATGGAGCATTAGAGGCATTATCGGCAGtcacagaggaggaagcagCCAAACTGACAGAAGCAACACGTTCAGCAATAGACGTAGCAGAAACAGTGGCAGATATGGCAGCAGCAACAGGAATCACAGCAAAAACAGTTgcagaagctgcagcagcaaacaacACCGAAATAATGACAGCAACGGCACAAGCGTCAGCAAGAGCCGCAACAGCCGCAGCAAACGCAGCAGCTAGAGTAGTGCCAGAGTCATCTCAAGGGACAGACACAATGCCAACACCAACTACCATAAAAGTCACGGTGACCGGAACACCAAATGGTAATCCATCAGCACTAGTGACACCCGTAACAATGGTAACAACCACAGCTCTAGGAACAGCTGAAGCAAGGCAAGCAGTGGTGGTCGGGTTGACATCGGGGGCAGCGGCAGCAGCGGCCGCAGCCTCAACAGCAGCATTGGCTGCTGGACCAGAAGCAAGAGAAGCGGCAGAAAAAGCATTCAACGCTGCAAAAGTAGCAGCACTGGCAGCCACGGAACTTGCAGCAGGTAAAATAACAGAAGAGGAGGCAGCTGATGCAGCAAGAAAAGCATCTAAAGCAGCAGACGCAGCATCATTAGCAGCAATACAAGCAGCATCGGTAGCATCACCGGGAACATCAGCAACAAATGCAGCAAAAGTGGCAGCTTCGGCAGTAAAATCAGCAGAAGCTGCAAAAAAAGCAGCGAACGCAGCaacagcggcagcagcagcaccttCAAATTCAGTGCTAGAAATACTTTCagaggctgcagcagctgccaaAATCTTGGAAGAAGATTTAGGAAATGTAGCAGGAGAATTAGAGGAACTGTTGAACACCGCAGACTTAACGGACGATGAGCGTGCATCAGTCGCAGAGGCACAAGCAGTTGCAGAGATTGCACACGCAACAGCAATGGCAACAGAAGCAGCAGTGGATGCCGCATCAGCAGCAGGCGCAGAAAATGCAGCAGACTTAGCCGGACTAATCGCATCAACAgctgaggcagcagcagcaggaggaacagctgcagcagcggcagcaggcGCGGCGGTGGCAAAAGTTCCCTCTGGCAACACATCGACAggaacagcaacaacagcagcagccggAACCACGTCATCAGGAGGCGGCTCCGGatcagcaacaacagcagctgctgtcaACAACCATATCAGTCTTCTTTCTGTCACAGTGGCCATCATAGCTGCGGTGCTTCTGTaa